In one window of Thermus aquaticus DNA:
- a CDS encoding nucleotidyltransferase family protein yields the protein MKTLGEIRRILAQYKPELRARFGVRELAIFGSYARGEATPLSDVDILVALERPLGWEIVDLRDYLEALLGLPVDLLTAGALRRKPHLWQAVRENLVHV from the coding sequence ATGAAGACCCTGGGCGAGATCCGGCGCATCTTGGCCCAATACAAGCCGGAGCTTCGGGCGCGCTTCGGCGTGCGGGAGCTGGCCATCTTCGGGTCCTACGCCCGGGGGGAGGCCACCCCCTTAAGCGACGTGGATATCCTGGTAGCGCTAGAACGCCCCCTAGGGTGGGAGATTGTGGACCTGCGCGATTACTTGGAAGCCCTACTGGGGCTTCCGGTGGACCTGCTCACCGCAGGGGCCTTGCGGCGTAAGCCGCACTTGTGGCAAGCGGTGCGAGAGAACCTGGTCCATGTCTAG
- the purB gene encoding adenylosuccinate lyase has translation MIARYQTPEMAALWSEESRYQTWALVEAYALEAWEALGQVPRGLSQRLLKKLQEKPLTEAFARMVAEMEASTRHDIVAFTRALVAWTEDEEVGRYLHLGLTSSDVVDTAQNALLARALDLVLAELEEVEEALKALALRYRRTPAIARTHGVHAEPTAFGLRFLSFYAAFQRDQRRLKEARETIGVAMISGSVGNYAHVPPEVEAHVAGRLGLRPEPISTQVVPRDRHAEVLAALAILGGNLERVAVELRHLQRTEVLEVEEPFAEGQTGSSSMPHKKNPVGLENLTGVARLLRGYLHPALEDIALWHERDISHSSVERVILPDATTLAHYALRRLKGILRGLVVLEANLEKNLNLTRGLIYSQQVLNALIAHGLPRDRAYAIVQRNALKSWEEKRPLAELLEEDPENPLKGEALKALFDPAPFLRHVDAIYARFGL, from the coding sequence ATGATCGCCCGCTACCAGACGCCGGAGATGGCCGCCCTTTGGTCCGAGGAAAGCCGCTACCAGACCTGGGCCCTGGTGGAGGCCTACGCCCTCGAGGCCTGGGAAGCCCTGGGCCAGGTGCCCCGGGGGCTTTCCCAAAGGCTTTTAAAAAAGCTCCAGGAAAAACCCCTCACCGAGGCCTTCGCCCGCATGGTGGCGGAGATGGAGGCCTCCACCCGCCACGACATCGTGGCCTTCACCCGGGCCCTGGTGGCCTGGACCGAGGACGAGGAGGTGGGCCGCTACCTCCACCTGGGCCTCACCAGCTCCGACGTGGTGGACACGGCGCAAAACGCCCTCCTCGCCCGGGCCCTGGACCTGGTCCTGGCGGAGCTTGAGGAGGTGGAGGAGGCCTTAAAGGCCCTCGCCCTCCGCTACCGGCGCACCCCCGCCATCGCCCGCACCCACGGGGTCCACGCCGAGCCCACGGCCTTCGGCCTCCGCTTCTTAAGCTTTTACGCCGCCTTCCAGCGGGACCAAAGGCGGCTTAAGGAGGCCAGGGAGACCATCGGCGTGGCCATGATCTCGGGGTCTGTGGGCAACTACGCCCACGTGCCCCCGGAGGTGGAGGCCCACGTGGCGGGGAGGCTCGGCCTCCGCCCCGAGCCCATCTCTACCCAGGTGGTGCCCCGGGACCGGCACGCCGAGGTCCTGGCGGCCCTAGCCATCCTGGGGGGGAACCTGGAACGGGTGGCGGTGGAGCTAAGGCACCTCCAGCGCACGGAGGTCCTGGAGGTGGAGGAGCCCTTTGCCGAGGGCCAGACCGGGAGCTCCTCCATGCCCCACAAGAAAAACCCCGTGGGCCTGGAAAACCTGACGGGGGTGGCGAGGCTTTTAAGGGGCTACCTGCACCCCGCCCTGGAGGACATCGCCCTCTGGCACGAGCGGGACATCTCCCACTCCTCCGTGGAAAGGGTCATCCTCCCCGACGCCACCACCCTGGCCCACTACGCCCTGAGGCGGCTTAAGGGGATCCTGAGGGGCTTGGTGGTCCTCGAGGCCAACCTGGAGAAGAACCTGAACCTGACCCGGGGCCTCATCTACTCCCAGCAGGTCCTGAACGCCCTCATCGCCCACGGCCTCCCCCGGGACCGGGCCTACGCCATCGTCCAGCGCAACGCCCTAAAGAGCTGGGAGGAGAAGCGGCCCTTGGCCGAGCTTCTGGAGGAGGACCCGGAAAACCCCCTGAAGGGCGAGGCCCTTAAGGCCCTCTTTGACCCCGCGCCCTTCCTGAGGCACGTGGACGCCATCTACGCCCGCTTCGGGCTTTAG
- a CDS encoding HepT-like ribonuclease domain-containing protein — protein sequence MLESLEKIERYATGLTFERFARDDRTVDAVVRNLEVIGEAARQIPSEVRERYPEVPWRRVIGLRNVVVHEYFAVDVEIVWTVVRQSLPELKEALRRMMAELGQA from the coding sequence ATGTTGGAAAGCTTAGAAAAGATTGAGCGTTACGCCACTGGGCTAACCTTTGAGCGTTTCGCCCGGGACGACCGTACCGTGGATGCCGTGGTCCGTAACCTGGAGGTCATCGGCGAAGCGGCCCGGCAGATCCCCTCGGAGGTTCGGGAGCGCTACCCGGAGGTTCCGTGGCGGCGGGTGATCGGCCTGCGCAACGTTGTGGTGCACGAGTATTTCGCCGTGGACGTGGAAATCGTTTGGACCGTGGTCCGGCAGAGCTTACCGGAGCTAAAAGAGGCGCTACGGCGAATGATGGCGGAGTTGGGGCAAGCGTAG